Proteins encoded by one window of Candidatus Hydrogenedentota bacterium:
- a CDS encoding nucleotidyltransferase domain-containing protein, producing the protein MTREEIRGTLHGINPRIGREFRADIEGFFGSRARSDARDDSDLDVLVRFREGASLYDLVGLGDFLEGIFKRRVNIVSTRSLSGELAPRVSRDLVRV; encoded by the coding sequence ATGACCAGAGAAGAGATTCGCGGGACGTTGCACGGCATCAATCCCCGAATCGGGCGCGAATTCCGCGCGGACATTGAAGGTTTCTTTGGTTCGCGGGCGCGCAGCGATGCGCGAGACGACAGCGATCTTGACGTTCTCGTGCGTTTCAGGGAAGGGGCTTCCCTGTACGATCTTGTGGGCTTGGGGGATTTTCTCGAAGGCATCTTCAAGCGCCGGGTGAATATTGTTTCGACCCGTTCGCTTTCGGGCGAACTCGCTCCGCGCGTTTCCCGGGACCTTGTACGGGTATGA
- a CDS encoding alpha-L-fucosidase: MSTILCMMICIVAAGEPRDPLDNAARAQNLSSLRCGMFICWSLSTFSGHEWTRGVTSPDFFKATGCDTDQWCRTARDAGMGYILFLTKHHDGFCLWDTKTTEFKVTNSPLHTDVLAKLRKSCDKYGLKLALYFSEGDWTWIKDPLPRDGLLPGSPNWGNPVWASSNNPEAKKEQLRELITQYGPIAFFWMDHAQGDGGLGHRETAEWVHRFQPDCFVGFNHGEPAGDLCLRERGAPGPIGDASASAYNKQAEETYKGYLVAEFTYPILPPHEGGADWFYSLPKHDALCHPAEKLFEDYLGAVRHGNIFSIDVGPDYAGRLRAIDVATLRKLGDLIRKHAESDGDKP; this comes from the coding sequence ATGAGCACGATTCTTTGCATGATGATATGCATCGTGGCGGCGGGGGAACCGCGGGATCCTCTGGACAACGCGGCCCGCGCGCAAAATCTCTCCAGCCTGCGGTGCGGGATGTTCATTTGTTGGTCGCTGAGCACGTTTTCGGGGCATGAATGGACGCGGGGGGTGACCAGTCCCGATTTCTTCAAGGCGACGGGGTGCGACACGGATCAGTGGTGCCGGACGGCGCGAGACGCGGGGATGGGCTATATCCTTTTCCTGACAAAACATCACGACGGGTTCTGCCTGTGGGACACGAAGACGACAGAGTTCAAGGTTACGAACAGCCCGCTCCATACGGATGTCCTCGCGAAGTTGCGCAAATCGTGCGACAAATATGGACTGAAACTGGCGCTGTATTTCTCGGAAGGGGATTGGACGTGGATCAAGGATCCCTTGCCCCGGGACGGCCTGCTGCCGGGCAGTCCCAACTGGGGGAATCCCGTCTGGGCGTCAAGCAACAATCCCGAAGCGAAAAAAGAGCAACTTCGCGAGTTGATCACGCAATACGGCCCCATCGCGTTTTTCTGGATGGATCATGCGCAAGGCGATGGCGGCCTTGGCCATCGGGAGACCGCCGAATGGGTGCATCGTTTCCAGCCGGACTGTTTCGTCGGATTCAATCATGGCGAACCGGCGGGCGATCTTTGCCTGCGCGAACGGGGCGCCCCGGGGCCCATCGGCGACGCGAGCGCGTCCGCGTACAATAAGCAGGCGGAAGAAACCTACAAGGGATACCTCGTCGCCGAATTCACCTATCCGATACTGCCGCCGCATGAGGGCGGCGCCGACTGGTTCTATTCGCTGCCCAAGCACGACGCGTTGTGCCACCCGGCCGAAAAATTGTTCGAGGACTATCTCGGCGCGGTCAGGCACGGCAACATTTTTTCCATTGACGTGGGTCCGGACTACGCCGGCCGATTGCGCGCCATTGATGTCGCCACCCTACGCAAACTGGGCGATCTGATTCGAAAACACGCGGAATCCGACGGGGATAAACCGTAG